One segment of Brassica napus cultivar Da-Ae chromosome C3, Da-Ae, whole genome shotgun sequence DNA contains the following:
- the LOC125583256 gene encoding curved DNA-binding protein-like translates to MITGGREADWYRVLGVDPLANDETLKKQYRKLALLVHRDRNKYKGAEGAFNLVLEARRLLSDKVSRTACDQRRKLNAGMQKPPPYQHKPDSSNGNQNAKDRVDLSAWIGSKKSASGAQKPPYAHKPASSNSNQNARDGVVPSAETRNNKHVPACSGSSE, encoded by the coding sequence ATGATCACTGGAGGAAGAGAAGCTGATTGGTATCGAGTTCTTGGTGTTGATCCTTTGGCTAATGATGAAACTCTGAAGAAGCAGTACAGGAAGTTAGCTCTTTTGGTTCATCGGGACAGGAACAAGTATAAAGGCGCGGAAGGTGCATTTAATTTGGTTTTAGAAGCTAGGCGTCTGTTATCTGACAAGGTTAGTAGAACCGCTTGTGATCAAAGGAGGAAGTTAAACGCCGGGATGCAGAAACCACCACCATACCAACACAAGCCAGATTCTTCTAACGGGAATCAAAATGCTAAAGACAGAGTGGATCTGAGTGCTTGGATTGGAAGTAAGAAGTCTGCTAGTGGGGCGCAGAAACCACCGTATGCACACAAGCCAGCTTCTTCTAATTCGAATCAAAATGCTAGAGATGGTGTGGTTCCAAGTGCTGAAACTAGAAATAATAAGCATGTGCCTGCCTGCTCCGGCTCCTCTGAATAA
- the LOC125583257 gene encoding mucin-2-like, with protein MSPLHSAPHEPETEQHVTYDTAETEQLASSNLPTETDLSSSTDSDTAEVLTPATVETEQSASLPDINTNTEQPSDADIDQTNSPALVLTETPTTATEPLPTPTTVTYVADLHSPPTSPIQELGRGLRAKSIPAKLQDYVLQTITPHRHFLAAISSLKEPTSYRQAILDEIWRNSIKDEYVVLEENGTWVVVHLPPDKHALSCK; from the exons ATGTCTCCATTACACTCTGCTCCGCATGAACCTGAAACGGAACAGCATGTTACTTACGACACTGCCGAAACAGAACAGCTCGCGTCCTCTAACTTGCCTACAGAAACTGACCTTTCTTCATCGACAGATTCAGATACAGCAGAGGTCTTAACACCTGCAACTGTCGAAACAGAACAGTCAGCCTCTCTACCCGACATTAATACTAATACTGAGCAACCGTCTGACGCAGATATAGATCAGACTAATTCTCCTGCCTTAGTTCTGACTGAAACACCTACTACGGCAACAGAGCCATTACCTACGCCTACAACAGTAACGTATGTGGCAGATTTACATTCACCTCCTACTTCTCCGATACAAGAGCTTGGGCGTGGTCTACGAGCAAAGAGCATACCAGCTAAGCTACAAGACTACGTCTTACAAACCATCACACC CCATCGTCACTTTCTCGCGGCTATCTCATCGTTGAAAGAACCTACCTCTTATCGTCAAGCAATATTAGACGAGATTTGGCGCAACTCGATTAAGGATGAATATGTGGTTCTTGAGGAGAATGGCACTTGGGTTGTTGTTCACTTACCTCCTGATAAACATGCTCTCAGCTGCAAATAG
- the LOC125583258 gene encoding uncharacterized protein LOC125583258 has translation MKFLLEWFTFGKRVTSTRVGTTIHAFIPANRIACYEEDLKAGVIYKIKKFLVIDNKTSYKVTSHKFLIQFTQQTVLAPTDHAGHDIERQNFRIRSYAEFNEAVNKNEDLYDALGKLVLINDENFNNGVTNKRIDIHMQLKDGHIVRVTLWGNVAANFQKKLMESVDKPMVLLATTMNPKTFRDVFCLSSTSSTRIFFDSDIEPTTNYLTWLRENGKDFEVTTSEVTKPKTVTLSELHQFLQNDTPPTGTFCCFATIVDILPQYGWYRVELTVCDKENVATFVIFDKDTAKLAGRKAAEILEDAHDGENGVIDIHNSIPGCLEEIVGHTYKFEVKFTPFNFTTPTRQTFTVTQILEEENNEVDNETDPLDDVEGCKEDHDEDDSEALDIQHKDKRLRHE, from the exons ATGAAGTTCTTGCTAGAGTGGTTCACTTTTGGGAAGCGCGTAACATCAACAAGGGTG GGAACAACAATTCATGCCTTCATACCAGCTAATCGGATAGCATGCTATGAAGAGGATTTAAAGGCTGGTGTAATCTATAAGATTAAGAAGTTCTTGGTCATCGACAACAAAACAAGTTACAAAGTGACATCTCACAAGTTCTTAATTCAATTCACTCAACAGACAGTTCTTGCACCCACAGATCATGCTGGCCATGATATTGAGAGGCAAAACTTTAGGATTCGTTCTTATGCTGAGTTCAACGAAGCGGTCAACAAGAACGAAGATCTATATG ATGCCCTTGGAAAGCTGGTTCTCATCAACGATGAGAACTTCAACAATGGTGTGACTAATAAGAGAATAGACATTCACATGCAATTAAAAGA TGGGCATATTGTTCGTGTAACACTTTGGGGTAACGTTGCTGCCAATTTTCAAAAGAAACTGATGGAAAGTGTTGACAAACCGATGGTGCTTCTCGCTACAACAATGAACCCAAAAACATTTAGAG ACGTATTTTGTTTGTCCTCCACTTCTTCCACAAGGATTTTTTTCGACAGTGATATTGAACCAACTACTAACTACTTGACATG GCTGAGAGAAAATGGGAAAGACTTCGAAGTTACAACATCAGAGGTCACAAAGCCAAAAACTGTTACACTTTCTGAGCTTCATCAATTCCTCCAAAATGACACTCCACCG ACAGGCACCTTTTGTTGTTTTGCTACTATCGTGGACATTTTGCCTCAATATGGCTG gTATCGTGTTGAGCTAACTGTTTGTGACAAAGAAAATGTCGCCACTTTTGTAATCTTTGACAAGGACACTGCTAAACTAGCTGGTAGGAAAGCTGCAGAAATTTTGGAAGATGCACAC GATGGTGAGAATGGTGTTATTGACATTCATAATTCAATACCAGGATGTTTGGAAGAAATTGTAGGCCATACTTACAAATTTGAAGTCAAATTTACACCATTTAATTTTACTACTCCTACCCGTCAGACATTTACTGTTACACAAATCctggaagaagaaaacaatgaaGTGGATAACGAAACAGATCCTCTAGATGATGTCGAAGGATGCAAAGAAGACCATGACGAAGACGACAGTGAAGCTCTTGACATCCAACATAAAGACAAACGTCTTCGCCATGAATGA